A region of Campylobacter armoricus DNA encodes the following proteins:
- a CDS encoding aromatic amino acid transport family protein yields the protein MLSLFGTAVGAGILFLPIKAGVGGFWPVVVMALIIFPMVYLSHRALSRFVCQANGNDKDITHAAEEYFGRKVSIFISILYFFAIFPICLAYCVGITNTFESFIYNQFLPLLDPNGSLANTISAMYQTSVNEQGKTIANLLPFYRAVFAFVLVSIFMLIMLFSEELITKVCEWLVYPLCTILFLFSLYLIPQWSFESFSAIPGTKEFITIVWLTLPVLVFSFNHSPAISTFSLSVKRQYPENSVQKANQVLFRTSVMLLAFVMFFVVSCVLSLTPAELADARAQNIPVLSYFANKLDNPFISYGGPLIAFLAISSSFFGHYFGAREGAYGIVRKCCKLAGNENPDLKKIAVYSTLVMYIIMLITAYINPSILGFIESLGGPIIAAILFLMPMIAIYTVSKMKKFQNKALDAFVFITGVLTIITVIYTF from the coding sequence ATGCTTTCTCTTTTTGGAACAGCAGTTGGTGCGGGTATTTTATTTTTACCTATTAAGGCAGGTGTTGGTGGTTTTTGGCCAGTTGTCGTAATGGCTTTGATAATTTTCCCAATGGTGTATTTAAGTCATAGAGCTTTAAGCCGTTTTGTATGTCAAGCAAATGGTAATGATAAAGATATCACTCATGCGGCTGAAGAGTATTTTGGTAGAAAAGTAAGTATTTTTATTTCTATACTTTATTTTTTTGCAATTTTTCCAATTTGTTTGGCATATTGTGTAGGTATAACTAACACTTTTGAGAGTTTTATTTATAATCAATTCTTGCCGCTTTTAGATCCAAACGGATCTTTAGCAAATACAATTAGTGCTATGTATCAAACAAGCGTAAATGAACAAGGAAAAACCATAGCTAATTTACTTCCATTTTATAGAGCGGTTTTTGCTTTTGTTTTAGTAAGTATTTTTATGCTTATTATGCTTTTTAGTGAAGAGTTGATTACTAAAGTATGTGAATGGCTTGTTTATCCTTTATGTACTATTTTGTTTTTATTTTCATTATATCTTATACCACAATGGTCATTTGAAAGCTTTAGTGCCATTCCTGGAACAAAAGAATTTATTACTATAGTATGGCTTACTTTACCTGTATTAGTTTTTTCATTTAACCACTCACCAGCTATTTCAACATTTTCTTTAAGTGTAAAAAGACAATATCCTGAAAATTCAGTACAAAAAGCAAATCAAGTATTATTTAGAACTTCTGTAATGCTACTTGCTTTTGTTATGTTTTTTGTTGTATCTTGTGTGCTTTCTTTAACTCCTGCAGAACTTGCTGATGCAAGAGCACAAAATATACCTGTTCTCTCTTATTTTGCTAACAAGCTTGATAATCCATTTATTTCTTATGGTGGACCATTGATTGCATTTTTAGCAATTTCTAGTTCATTCTTTGGACATTATTTTGGCGCTAGAGAAGGTGCTTATGGTATAGTTAGAAAATGCTGCAAATTAGCAGGTAATGAAAATCCAGATTTGAAAAAAATTGCAGTTTATTCAACTTTGGTAATGTATATTATTATGCTAATTACTGCTTATATAAATCCAAGTATTTTAGGTTTTATTGAAAGTCTTGGTGGGCCAATTATTGCGGCGATTTTATTCTTAATGCCTATGATTGCAATTTATACTGTTTCAAAAATGAAAAAATTCCAAAACAAAGCTTTAGATGCTTTTGTGTTTATTACAGGTGTTTTGACAATCATCACCGTAATTTATACTTTTTAG